A single window of Paenibacillus sp. FSL H8-0537 DNA harbors:
- a CDS encoding VCBS repeat-containing protein translates to MFISKISGALLAAALLCLLATGCRYTAAPADLLEKPTIASDKQALVQAVQKALPPHAQLALPMRDDKLGAVRLLDVDGDGVDEALVSFNNEYNSPELMLLRYRGNTWKPYYTIQQPLSMRMDWMKVSDFDKDGKLDLAVGWIGSYDGSNMVELYSLGKTPVRNEDGKLVLEPEDSLPYLYAEAGDLNGDGKLELAVVTGDWANQEVQLPNYKLTVYEWTKGKFHALQQLDLSNDVINYDRLLIGKVSERQTGVVLEAAVGAHSMYTFMYVWEKGKLRPVALSEQGEYENALVSGTPTQNEDINGDGIIELSRPKEPAGYPDLPYAGMLWVNEWLQWDGDKAFKLVKEEYSNYSYQISFTIPDQWKGRYTLRSPDVDQEYGVVTFEYWNEDTGYKSELGTLYAIPATKWGSVQEEWKESDRAYNVVLNYAGLVYIYAQQLTPPGTMDISDRQPFYAMQLNKEQLQELLVPKPD, encoded by the coding sequence TTGTTTATATCAAAAATAAGCGGGGCGCTGCTTGCAGCCGCCTTGCTTTGTTTATTAGCAACCGGCTGCCGCTATACAGCGGCTCCTGCGGATTTGCTTGAAAAGCCTACTATCGCCTCGGACAAGCAGGCGCTCGTTCAGGCCGTGCAGAAAGCTTTGCCGCCTCATGCGCAGCTGGCGCTTCCGATGCGCGATGACAAGCTTGGCGCCGTGCGTCTGCTCGATGTAGATGGCGACGGTGTAGACGAGGCGCTCGTTTCTTTTAACAATGAATACAACTCTCCTGAGCTGATGCTGCTCCGGTATCGGGGCAACACCTGGAAGCCCTATTATACGATTCAGCAGCCTTTATCCATGCGAATGGACTGGATGAAGGTAAGCGACTTTGACAAGGATGGCAAGCTGGATCTGGCAGTCGGCTGGATTGGCTCCTATGATGGCTCCAATATGGTCGAGCTGTATTCGCTTGGAAAAACGCCAGTACGCAATGAGGATGGAAAGCTTGTGCTTGAGCCGGAGGATTCCCTGCCTTATTTGTATGCGGAAGCGGGCGATCTGAACGGAGATGGCAAGCTGGAGCTGGCGGTCGTCACGGGGGATTGGGCGAATCAGGAGGTACAGCTGCCGAACTATAAGCTGACGGTATATGAGTGGACAAAGGGCAAGTTTCATGCGCTGCAGCAGCTCGATCTTAGCAATGATGTCATTAACTACGACCGGCTGTTGATTGGCAAAGTTTCCGAGCGGCAGACAGGTGTCGTATTGGAGGCTGCGGTAGGCGCCCATTCGATGTATACGTTTATGTATGTGTGGGAGAAAGGTAAACTGCGGCCAGTTGCGTTATCCGAGCAGGGCGAGTATGAAAATGCGCTCGTGTCTGGAACGCCGACGCAAAATGAGGATATTAACGGAGATGGCATAATCGAGCTATCTCGGCCCAAAGAGCCTGCAGGCTATCCGGATCTGCCTTATGCCGGAATGCTCTGGGTAAATGAGTGGCTGCAGTGGGATGGCGATAAGGCGTTTAAGCTGGTCAAGGAAGAGTATTCGAATTACAGCTACCAGATCAGCTTTACGATTCCGGATCAGTGGAAGGGCCGCTATACGCTGAGAAGCCCGGACGTCGATCAAGAATATGGCGTCGTCACCTTTGAGTATTGGAATGAAGATACCGGCTACAAGTCTGAGCTGGGCACGTTATATGCTATTCCAGCAACCAAGTGGGGCAGTGTTCAGGAAGAGTGGAAGGAATCAGACCGCGCTTACAATGTCGTGCTCAACTATGCGGGCTTGGTGTACATTTATGCGCAGCAGCTTACTCCTCCAGGGACGATGGATATCAGTGATCGCCAGCCGTTTTATGCGATGCAGCTGAACAAGGAGCAACTGCAGGAATTGCTGGTGCCGAAGCCGGACTAA